Proteins encoded by one window of Tunturibacter psychrotolerans:
- a CDS encoding malectin domain-containing carbohydrate-binding protein — MKKSYLVLLMLLSLGVGAALAGPCPAQFPTSRGDGTVAGVSVAGGTQYYFKDALLNGFDCFEQLSSWFPSYITSSNAMNPAKETVDMAYTTEGTATFSNVVVPTAGTYTLTFRYAFATGLFPGVSNRPEGIMVNGTVMTSDLNFPVTGDFDTFSTVSIVVPLNAGQNTVQVFNVATQSISRLDSMTVIAGGSNSCSVLPQAPSGLSAAEDSNNAIALTWNASAAPLGCTVGYYNVFRGATSGFIPSAANQVAAVVSGTTYEDTTGMCQTPYYYVVQGVDLAGLSVTSTQASASISQCPTVSSAQINAGGSAVPPFIADVDFDGGSILTHKNVIDLSGVINAAPMAVYQDARQGNFTYTLAGFVPGSSHTIRLHFAETFFSTAGSRTFNISINGTQVLTNFDIFAAAGAKNKAVIQELTENVDSTGTFVVTFTSVVNNSLLSAIEIN, encoded by the coding sequence ATGAAGAAGTCATATCTTGTCCTATTGATGTTGTTGTCTCTGGGAGTCGGGGCGGCGTTGGCCGGACCCTGTCCTGCGCAGTTCCCAACATCGCGCGGCGACGGCACGGTCGCTGGTGTATCCGTTGCGGGCGGAACGCAGTACTACTTCAAAGACGCTCTGCTCAATGGCTTCGATTGCTTTGAGCAGTTGAGCTCCTGGTTCCCCTCCTATATCACCTCATCGAACGCGATGAATCCTGCCAAAGAGACAGTCGATATGGCCTATACGACCGAAGGCACGGCGACCTTCTCGAACGTGGTAGTGCCGACCGCTGGCACCTACACTTTGACGTTCCGCTATGCATTCGCCACCGGCCTTTTCCCAGGTGTTTCGAATCGGCCCGAGGGCATCATGGTAAACGGCACTGTGATGACCTCGGATCTGAACTTCCCAGTCACAGGGGACTTTGACACGTTTAGTACCGTCAGCATCGTGGTCCCCCTAAACGCTGGCCAAAACACAGTTCAAGTCTTCAACGTGGCCACTCAAAGCATCTCCCGCCTTGACTCGATGACGGTCATCGCAGGCGGAAGCAATAGTTGCAGCGTCCTGCCTCAGGCGCCGAGTGGTCTAAGCGCGGCGGAAGACTCCAACAATGCGATTGCACTGACCTGGAACGCCAGCGCGGCACCTTTGGGCTGCACGGTAGGCTACTACAACGTGTTCCGTGGCGCCACATCAGGCTTCATCCCATCAGCCGCCAACCAGGTTGCAGCCGTGGTGTCCGGCACGACGTATGAAGATACGACGGGAATGTGTCAGACGCCTTACTACTATGTCGTGCAGGGAGTAGACCTGGCGGGGCTCTCGGTTACGTCAACCCAGGCCAGCGCTTCGATCAGCCAATGTCCGACAGTAAGCAGCGCCCAGATCAACGCAGGCGGTTCGGCAGTTCCTCCTTTTATTGCGGACGTAGATTTCGATGGTGGTTCTATTCTCACCCACAAGAACGTCATCGATCTCAGTGGTGTTATCAATGCCGCGCCGATGGCCGTGTATCAGGATGCTCGCCAGGGTAATTTTACCTACACGCTTGCTGGCTTTGTCCCTGGATCGAGCCACACGATAAGGCTACATTTTGCTGAAACATTCTTTTCTACTGCTGGTTCCCGCACCTTCAATATCAGCATCAACGGAACGCAGGTGCTGACAAATTTTGACATCTTCGCTGCGGCGGGGGCCAAGAATAAGGCAGTGATACAGGAGCTAACGGAAAATGTGGACTCCACCGGCACCTTCGTAGTTACGTTCACCTCGGTCGTCAACAATTCTTTGTTGAGCGCGATCGAAATTAACTAA
- a CDS encoding malectin domain-containing carbohydrate-binding protein, whose product MRISSLARALFLNLIGLLCVSTALAQTDITTWQVDTKHTGVNANESVLSPAFVQTPGNFVPLFSEQVDGQVFAQPLYLSGTTSSLIPGGWADGKTHNNVVFVVTENATLYAFDADGDSNYQPHTGSSNPIWKLHLVPTNNTTAVPIPKEDVHAADDITPLFGNTATPVIDPKQGIIYVVSALKDTGTLPATHPYEQLLWAINLKSGLSVGNSPVTINPEFNGQFGGDTNTPCPANQPPNTQNQGCEMDNEPLPATPGRIPFYPLHSHLRSALTLDNFNGHNTVYLVYASHSDQTPYSGFVVGYDATTLQQTTAFTTTPDNTFEAGIWMGGASPAIDPALNKMYVITGNGGNWDAPTNSFSLGTNWPMSVLAFDTTPAGTVMINGQPELQVPFADTSVWFTPAQWNNFNDGDNDLGAGGPLLFDTQAPDGSTKQLLLGGGKLGIMFLLDRTNLGGIDTKDGAPPTNSNAPNFVTFENSNVVQQLNIAGLSTFNTPAFFNNHVYLSGGSFGALSFPVGFNSITNSYISTASEDASPEGSSGKNAGVFISANGTSNGLVWQNSNGLRAWDASNLRQGAIYKSGNVATDDAAQSSCQTPTFSLPIVSNGKAYFTCYQAPAQSGQFTTTNNGTTTTTLFSVPSDNRPGYLWVYGAPPVAAGAPTQVPLNVAAQADSDSEVTVTWSDPDFGSPTAHTGFTIFRATCAGCTPAQIATTQGQETTFADTGINDSLLTNPSALSPNTTYFYSVKATNLSGPSNASNIASATTFQQYSQPGLVAYWPMDEGVQQGINATGSVDLTGNGHTAVKTPPPANGTNEVESSSTGYIGGSWNFHGTTVMDRLVVSNSAALQFTAQQSFSLVAWVNPTVLNGFGIGTPPNEQGVDGASIIVKSRDQGSEYGLWINTSGQWEARSGTPGAQGTVITGPAATSGVWTQLALVQDGPNNKRYLYVNGQLAGQGTAQNANGGGDLWFGQQNLSDPNQQDGFQGNIDEVRIYNTVVTPAQLVSDFSDPVYLATSIQSHAGTPVGIQFFPFGPSGFPTTETRVAPNQTYTLQLNFAQPLSAAPAAVLNAQPGSTQLAQGSVQSVTLDSSGMIVTVTLANVPNAQALQLHLTGLTSGASLNGTYDLPFNVLEGDVSPDGVVNVADQEAITTLMTNSNGQVNPINQITPANAQFDLNLDGVVDGKDVSLVPSLFGAVLPLQADTNLALLKQTSASSFNGGNTAAMAVDNNLSTRWESTQGVDPQSLVIDLQNTANIHSIILDWENAAGANYVLQTSNDPTVFPEASTPDCSAANTKWTTVVNVTGNTNGGIKTYSGLNGNGRFVRMCGTTRTTQFGYSLFDFEVIGSFGAATPTPPVITSAPTATAIEGQAFSYAITSNEAGTTFTTSTLPTPLALNGAVISGTPAVTGRFPITLTAINSTGQTGTATLTLTVNAPTPVITSAPTATATVGQLFSYTIMSNPTASTFSTSTLPTPLALNGAVISGTPTASGSFPITLNATNSTGQTGTASLTLTINPAVVTPPAAPTNLTPTAVSSSQINLSWTASTTSGVTYSVFRSTTSGFTPSAANQIAQGLTTTTDSDTGLTASTTYFYVVEAVSGAESTPSLQASTETLAASGVTEVIAINAGSATAVPDSANNATFIADSDFTGGNDDVTNHAITIPTAIASIAAPAAVYADAHQGGVTYTIPNLSAGNTYTVVLHFAELFFTAPNSRLFNVSINGAQVLTNFDIFAAAGNASFTAAVETIPNITPVNGQIVIAFTNGTNDQPMVNGIELQTGGPAIPSAPTALTASTGGSSTVNLSWTPSVSSGVTYTVFRSTTAGFVPSAATQIANNLTTTSFSDTSLTPSTMFYYVVEAVNGAGVLSPPSQQVSTSTAAVSTDVIAINAGSSTVVGSFIGDTDFVGGNDDAPNKGITIPAAIASIAAPAAVYADAHQGGVIYTIPNLSATRTYTVVLHFAELFFTTANSRQFNVSINGTQVMTNFDIFAAAGNANFTATVQSFANITPVNGQIVIAFSNGAHDQPMVNGIEIK is encoded by the coding sequence TTGCGAATTTCATCGCTTGCACGCGCTCTCTTTCTCAATCTTATTGGTCTACTCTGTGTTTCCACGGCGCTTGCCCAGACTGATATCACTACCTGGCAAGTCGACACCAAGCACACGGGAGTGAACGCAAATGAGTCTGTTCTGAGCCCTGCGTTCGTTCAGACTCCGGGTAACTTCGTTCCTCTTTTTTCCGAGCAGGTGGATGGGCAGGTCTTCGCGCAACCGCTTTACCTGAGCGGTACGACGAGCAGCCTCATTCCGGGGGGGTGGGCGGATGGCAAGACGCACAACAATGTCGTCTTCGTTGTCACGGAGAATGCGACTCTTTATGCCTTCGACGCTGATGGAGACAGCAACTATCAGCCGCACACTGGGAGCTCCAATCCAATCTGGAAGTTGCACCTCGTGCCGACGAATAACACGACGGCAGTGCCCATTCCAAAGGAAGACGTCCATGCCGCTGATGACATTACACCTCTCTTTGGCAATACCGCAACACCGGTAATCGACCCAAAGCAGGGAATCATCTATGTGGTGTCTGCACTCAAAGACACCGGAACTCTTCCAGCTACCCATCCCTACGAACAACTGCTTTGGGCTATCAATTTGAAGTCCGGGCTATCTGTGGGTAATAGCCCTGTCACAATCAACCCCGAATTTAACGGCCAGTTTGGCGGGGATACTAACACGCCTTGTCCGGCGAACCAACCTCCTAATACACAGAATCAAGGTTGCGAGATGGATAATGAACCGCTTCCCGCAACGCCTGGAAGGATCCCCTTTTATCCGCTTCATTCGCACCTCCGATCGGCGCTAACGCTGGACAACTTCAATGGCCATAACACAGTGTATCTGGTCTATGCATCGCACAGCGATCAAACCCCATACTCCGGCTTCGTCGTGGGATACGATGCGACTACGTTGCAGCAAACGACTGCCTTTACGACGACCCCGGATAACACCTTCGAAGCGGGAATCTGGATGGGTGGTGCTAGTCCTGCCATCGACCCTGCATTGAATAAGATGTATGTCATTACCGGCAACGGCGGTAACTGGGACGCGCCTACGAATTCATTTTCACTGGGAACCAATTGGCCGATGAGCGTGCTCGCCTTCGATACGACCCCAGCAGGAACAGTAATGATCAATGGTCAACCTGAATTGCAGGTTCCCTTCGCTGATACAAGTGTATGGTTTACACCCGCGCAGTGGAATAACTTCAACGATGGAGATAATGACCTCGGTGCTGGCGGCCCGTTGCTCTTCGACACGCAGGCTCCGGATGGCAGTACAAAGCAGTTATTGCTGGGTGGGGGCAAACTCGGCATCATGTTCCTTCTTGATCGTACGAATCTCGGCGGAATAGATACGAAGGATGGCGCGCCACCGACCAATAGTAACGCTCCTAATTTTGTTACCTTTGAAAATAGTAATGTTGTTCAACAGCTTAACATTGCAGGACTAAGCACATTCAATACCCCCGCCTTTTTTAATAACCACGTCTACCTTTCTGGTGGGAGTTTCGGTGCTCTATCATTTCCGGTAGGCTTTAATTCTATAACCAACAGTTACATTTCCACCGCCAGCGAGGATGCCTCGCCAGAGGGTTCTTCGGGCAAAAATGCCGGAGTATTTATCTCTGCGAACGGTACAAGCAATGGCTTAGTCTGGCAGAACAGCAATGGCCTGCGCGCTTGGGATGCAAGCAACCTGAGGCAGGGTGCCATTTATAAGTCAGGCAACGTCGCGACAGACGATGCCGCACAGTCTTCCTGCCAAACGCCAACATTTTCGCTTCCGATTGTGTCAAATGGAAAGGCGTATTTCACCTGCTATCAAGCTCCCGCCCAGAGCGGACAGTTCACTACGACTAACAACGGCACCACCACCACAACATTATTCTCTGTGCCGTCAGACAATAGGCCAGGATATCTGTGGGTTTACGGCGCGCCCCCTGTTGCGGCAGGAGCTCCAACCCAAGTCCCGCTAAATGTTGCTGCGCAGGCTGATTCTGACTCGGAAGTGACTGTGACCTGGAGTGACCCGGATTTCGGTAGCCCGACAGCGCACACTGGTTTTACTATTTTTCGAGCAACATGTGCCGGCTGCACGCCTGCTCAGATTGCCACCACGCAAGGCCAGGAAACAACATTTGCTGATACGGGTATCAATGATAGCCTTCTGACCAACCCTTCGGCCTTGAGCCCGAATACGACTTATTTCTACTCGGTCAAGGCAACTAACCTATCTGGCCCATCAAACGCGAGCAATATCGCTTCTGCGACGACCTTTCAGCAATATTCCCAACCGGGGCTGGTTGCGTACTGGCCGATGGACGAAGGAGTTCAGCAGGGGATAAACGCGACTGGCTCTGTGGACCTTACCGGAAACGGCCACACTGCTGTTAAGACCCCTCCTCCAGCCAATGGGACGAATGAGGTTGAATCCAGCTCAACCGGGTATATCGGAGGATCGTGGAACTTCCACGGGACCACAGTTATGGACCGGCTCGTCGTAAGCAACTCTGCTGCTCTACAGTTCACAGCGCAGCAGAGCTTTAGCCTCGTGGCCTGGGTCAACCCAACAGTGCTGAATGGCTTTGGCATAGGCACACCTCCCAACGAACAGGGTGTCGACGGTGCTTCGATTATCGTGAAGTCGAGAGATCAAGGTAGTGAATACGGTCTTTGGATTAACACCAGCGGACAGTGGGAAGCACGCAGCGGTACTCCGGGTGCTCAAGGGACTGTTATCACTGGCCCAGCAGCAACCTCCGGCGTATGGACACAGTTGGCGCTCGTACAAGACGGCCCCAACAACAAGCGGTACCTCTATGTAAACGGTCAACTCGCAGGGCAGGGAACCGCACAGAATGCAAACGGAGGAGGAGATCTATGGTTCGGCCAACAAAATCTCTCTGACCCGAATCAGCAGGACGGATTCCAAGGCAACATTGACGAGGTCCGCATCTACAACACGGTCGTCACTCCAGCACAACTCGTGAGCGACTTTTCTGATCCTGTCTACCTGGCTACTTCCATTCAGAGTCACGCGGGGACCCCGGTAGGCATTCAATTCTTCCCGTTTGGACCATCCGGATTCCCGACCACAGAGACGCGTGTCGCTCCAAACCAGACCTACACGCTCCAACTGAACTTTGCCCAGCCGCTTTCAGCGGCTCCAGCAGCCGTGCTCAACGCTCAGCCTGGATCGACGCAGCTAGCGCAGGGAAGCGTACAGTCGGTCACGCTTGATTCATCTGGAATGATCGTGACCGTAACCCTTGCAAACGTACCAAACGCACAGGCGCTGCAGTTGCATTTGACCGGCCTCACGAGCGGTGCGTCGCTGAATGGAACCTACGATCTTCCTTTCAATGTTCTCGAAGGCGATGTCTCCCCCGACGGCGTAGTCAACGTAGCCGATCAGGAAGCAATTACGACTCTGATGACGAATTCCAACGGTCAGGTCAATCCGATCAACCAAATCACTCCGGCCAACGCACAGTTCGATCTAAACCTCGACGGAGTTGTGGATGGCAAAGATGTGAGCCTGGTGCCGAGTCTGTTCGGAGCCGTCCTGCCTCTGCAGGCGGATACGAACCTCGCGCTGCTCAAACAAACCTCCGCATCAAGTTTCAATGGAGGCAACACAGCTGCAATGGCAGTAGATAATAACCTGAGTACCCGATGGGAGAGCACCCAGGGTGTGGATCCACAATCACTTGTCATTGACTTGCAAAACACTGCGAATATCCACTCCATTATTCTCGACTGGGAGAATGCTGCTGGAGCCAACTATGTGCTGCAGACAAGCAACGATCCTACGGTTTTCCCTGAAGCGAGTACCCCAGACTGCAGCGCGGCCAACACCAAATGGACGACAGTAGTGAACGTTACGGGTAATACAAACGGTGGCATCAAGACGTACAGTGGTCTGAATGGAAATGGCCGCTTTGTTCGCATGTGCGGCACGACTCGGACGACACAGTTCGGCTACTCGCTGTTCGACTTCGAGGTCATCGGGTCCTTTGGTGCTGCAACCCCAACACCGCCAGTCATCACGAGTGCTCCGACTGCAACGGCGATCGAAGGACAGGCTTTCAGCTATGCCATCACCTCGAACGAGGCGGGTACGACCTTCACTACCAGTACTCTGCCCACCCCCCTTGCTCTCAACGGCGCAGTCATCTCCGGCACGCCAGCGGTCACCGGAAGGTTCCCCATCACGTTGACTGCAATCAACTCCACCGGCCAGACAGGCACGGCAACACTGACGCTGACCGTCAACGCTCCTACGCCAGTCATCACAAGTGCTCCCACTGCAACGGCAACAGTTGGCCAGTTGTTCAGTTACACGATCATGTCCAATCCAACCGCCTCGACCTTCAGTACCAGCACTTTGCCTACCCCCCTTGCTCTCAACGGCGCAGTCATCTCCGGCACGCCAACGGCCAGCGGAAGCTTCCCCATCACGTTGAACGCCACCAACTCCACCGGTCAGACAGGCACGGCAAGCCTGACGCTGACTATCAACCCTGCTGTTGTAACTCCTCCCGCAGCACCTACCAATCTGACACCGACTGCGGTCTCCTCAAGCCAGATCAACCTGAGCTGGACGGCGAGCACCACGTCGGGAGTTACGTACTCCGTATTCCGGAGTACCACCTCTGGCTTTACTCCCTCGGCGGCCAATCAGATCGCACAAGGCCTGACAACCACCACCGACTCAGACACGGGACTCACCGCCTCTACGACGTACTTCTATGTGGTAGAAGCAGTCAGCGGTGCCGAGTCAACACCATCGCTGCAGGCCTCAACAGAGACGCTGGCCGCTTCAGGGGTAACCGAAGTCATCGCAATCAATGCGGGCAGTGCGACAGCAGTGCCCGACTCCGCTAACAACGCAACCTTCATTGCTGATTCGGACTTCACTGGCGGTAACGATGATGTTACAAACCATGCCATCACCATACCCACTGCGATCGCAAGTATCGCTGCGCCCGCTGCGGTGTATGCAGATGCTCATCAAGGTGGTGTCACTTACACTATCCCCAACCTGTCAGCAGGCAACACATACACCGTGGTCTTGCACTTTGCTGAACTGTTCTTTACCGCACCAAACTCTCGCCTGTTCAACGTGTCGATCAACGGAGCACAGGTACTGACAAACTTTGATATCTTTGCGGCTGCCGGAAACGCCAGCTTCACGGCGGCTGTCGAGACCATTCCCAACATCACTCCTGTAAACGGTCAGATTGTCATCGCATTCACCAATGGCACGAACGACCAGCCTATGGTGAACGGCATTGAACTTCAGACAGGAGGGCCAGCCATACCGTCCGCGCCAACAGCCTTGACGGCATCAACAGGCGGGTCAAGCACAGTCAATCTGAGTTGGACACCGAGCGTCAGTTCGGGAGTCACATACACGGTCTTCAGGAGCACCACGGCGGGCTTCGTGCCGTCCGCGGCTACCCAGATCGCAAATAACCTTACAACGACTAGCTTCTCCGATACGAGTCTCACCCCTTCGACCATGTTCTACTACGTAGTCGAAGCGGTGAACGGCGCCGGAGTGCTCTCACCGCCTTCGCAGCAGGTTTCCACATCAACGGCAGCTGTGTCTACGGATGTGATTGCGATCAATGCTGGCAGCTCGACGGTAGTAGGCAGCTTCATCGGCGATACCGACTTTGTCGGTGGCAACGATGATGCTCCCAATAAAGGCATCACCATACCCGCGGCGATCGCAAGTATAGCTGCGCCAGCTGCGGTGTATGCGGATGCTCACCAGGGCGGCGTTATTTATACTATCCCCAACCTGTCGGCCACCAGAACCTACACGGTGGTCCTTCACTTCGCCGAACTTTTCTTCACAACGGCGAACTCTCGACAGTTCAATGTATCGATCAATGGAACTCAGGTGATGACGAACTTTGATATCTTTGCGGCTGCCGGAAATGCTAACTTCACGGCGACCGTTCAGAGCTTCGCCAACATCACACCTGTCAACGGTCAGATTGTCATTGCTTTCTCCAACGGTGCGCATGACCAGCCTATGGTGAACGGCATTGAGATCAAATAA
- a CDS encoding WD40 repeat domain-containing protein, translating into MAVADSYVDYLKAFELAETGSKPAAFQLLAESLRLQPHNLAASRLAFRLLTEQRANTALRLQGHTGVMTSASYSPDGTRILTTSTDHTARVWDSRTGLQLAPSLDHDDEVVSGTFSRDGQRIATGTDGGKIAIWDASTGKRLVSSMELLGSAWSVSFSPDGKIIAAASEAGKVRTWDAATGKPLFPLIEYHESAYSVSFSTDGRLLLIATGDDYADLRDSRTGKRTLRLPRRNSIFSAQFSPDDKRVVTACADSTAEIWDAHSGAPTAVIMNHGFGVGSAEFNSDASLIVTASRDHTARIWNANNGKLMVSPLQHPAVVGRASFSPDSRLVATIAGDKAVRLWDTLSGDQIQLPVVTPDGSPNFSFSPDGSSLLIAGGSSGWVLDLPPNDEAPSWLANLLDFASTSNNFDQARKPDLVRMEAVRVQLNSSKTNDPWTLFGKWYFADITQRPISPWSHVTLESYVNLLIAKGDRSSLEYAKALSRPFPSWLAKVNSSLVKLPPEQPYSSRSVTK; encoded by the coding sequence ATGGCGGTGGCCGATTCGTATGTAGATTATTTGAAAGCGTTCGAACTTGCAGAGACTGGTAGTAAACCGGCGGCGTTTCAGTTATTGGCAGAGAGCCTACGTCTGCAACCTCATAACTTAGCGGCTTCCCGTTTGGCTTTTCGTCTACTCACAGAACAGCGCGCCAATACCGCGCTAAGGCTTCAAGGCCATACAGGAGTGATGACGTCAGCGAGTTACAGTCCCGACGGAACCAGGATACTGACCACTTCGACGGACCACACCGCCCGAGTTTGGGACTCTCGCACCGGACTCCAACTTGCTCCATCGCTGGATCACGACGATGAAGTGGTCTCTGGAACCTTCAGTCGTGACGGACAACGAATCGCGACAGGTACGGACGGTGGCAAGATCGCGATTTGGGATGCCAGCACTGGCAAAAGACTAGTCTCCTCCATGGAGTTGTTGGGTTCTGCATGGTCGGTGAGCTTCAGCCCAGATGGGAAGATTATCGCAGCCGCATCAGAGGCGGGGAAGGTGCGTACATGGGATGCAGCAACCGGCAAGCCTTTGTTTCCTCTCATCGAATACCACGAGTCTGCTTATAGTGTCAGCTTTAGCACTGATGGAAGGTTGCTCTTAATTGCGACGGGGGACGACTACGCTGATCTCCGCGACTCACGCACAGGGAAACGCACCTTGAGATTGCCTCGCCGCAACAGCATTTTCAGCGCTCAATTCAGCCCAGATGACAAGAGGGTTGTGACGGCGTGCGCAGATTCGACGGCAGAGATATGGGATGCCCACAGCGGAGCTCCAACCGCGGTCATCATGAATCATGGATTCGGAGTAGGATCCGCAGAATTTAACAGCGATGCTTCGCTCATTGTCACTGCATCGAGAGATCACACCGCCCGAATATGGAATGCCAACAACGGTAAGTTGATGGTGTCTCCTCTGCAGCATCCTGCAGTTGTTGGTAGGGCGTCATTCAGTCCCGACAGTAGGCTGGTCGCAACGATTGCTGGAGATAAGGCGGTTAGACTTTGGGATACACTCTCCGGAGATCAGATTCAGCTTCCGGTCGTTACACCTGATGGATCTCCCAACTTCTCATTTAGCCCGGACGGATCATCTCTGTTGATCGCGGGAGGCTCGTCTGGCTGGGTTCTTGATCTGCCTCCAAACGACGAGGCTCCTTCCTGGCTTGCTAATCTTCTCGACTTCGCATCCACATCGAATAACTTTGATCAAGCAAGGAAACCAGATCTTGTCAGGATGGAAGCTGTTCGAGTTCAACTAAACAGCTCGAAGACAAACGATCCATGGACACTTTTTGGCAAATGGTACTTCGCTGATATAACTCAGCGACCCATTTCGCCATGGAGCCATGTGACTCTTGAGAGTTATGTCAACTTACTGATCGCGAAGGGCGATCGTTCATCGCTCGAATACGCTAAAGCTCTCTCGCGTCCCTTTCCGAGTTGGTTAGCTAAAGTGAATTCGTCGCTTGTAAAACTCCCACCCGAACAGCCTTATTCGTCAAGGAGTGTAACGAAATGA
- the agaR gene encoding transcriptional repressor AgaR — MQRKVASKASPKVPPAEFESGTQMLIEERRQHILALAQQQGRVLVEELSESLGISRITIRKDLDYLQRKGVLQRTHGGALLPQSGTLFDPSLKEKEGRHLQEKQRIAIAAVNLIQEGQCVLLDSGTTTTAIAKTLKKFSHLTIITNAINIAAELSGTDFEVLLTGGSLRKNSFSLVGPLAEEMLHDMHADILFLGVDGFDLEVGLTTPNVMESRVNRAMVKAAKTIVAVCDSTKFNRRSLSKIVDATSIHHVITDNNLSKETADALHNLNIKLTLV, encoded by the coding sequence ATGCAGCGAAAAGTCGCTTCGAAAGCCTCGCCAAAGGTGCCTCCAGCTGAGTTCGAGAGTGGCACGCAAATGCTCATCGAAGAACGTCGCCAGCATATCCTTGCTCTGGCACAGCAACAAGGTCGGGTTCTGGTCGAGGAATTGTCGGAATCCCTGGGGATCTCCCGAATAACAATACGTAAGGATCTCGACTACCTTCAACGCAAGGGCGTGTTGCAGAGAACTCACGGTGGTGCGTTGCTTCCACAGTCGGGGACGCTTTTCGATCCATCGCTCAAGGAGAAGGAAGGGCGTCACTTGCAGGAAAAGCAGCGGATAGCGATCGCTGCTGTAAACCTTATCCAGGAAGGCCAGTGCGTTCTGCTCGACTCAGGGACGACTACTACAGCCATCGCCAAGACGCTGAAGAAGTTTTCGCATCTGACCATCATTACCAATGCGATAAATATCGCCGCTGAACTAAGCGGGACTGACTTCGAGGTGCTCCTCACCGGAGGTTCGCTGCGCAAGAACTCTTTCTCCCTGGTCGGGCCGCTCGCAGAGGAGATGCTTCACGACATGCATGCCGACATCCTATTTTTAGGGGTCGACGGATTTGACCTCGAAGTGGGCCTTACGACGCCGAATGTAATGGAGTCGCGGGTTAATCGTGCGATGGTCAAAGCGGCCAAGACGATCGTTGCGGTTTGCGATTCGACTAAATTCAATCGCCGGAGCTTGTCGAAGATCGTAGACGCAACTTCGATTCACCACGTCATTACCGACAACAATCTTTCGAAAGAGACGGCGGATGCCCTTCACAATCTGAACATCAAACTCACACTCGTCTAG
- a CDS encoding amidohydrolase family protein: MSEQKAQDKFIAMVSARANVTLPLSDFHPRCMLTTPRHELLRPRFPAIDYHNHLDAQDPRRVLDIMDECGIEHIVNITMKVGEEAIRMIDRYRSADATRFSTIGWMDWSGVERDDFVSVSINRLERLVEHGATGFKFWKDLGLSVRDASGQLLHVDDERLAPIFDKAGQLGIPVMVHIGDPEAFFLPIDANNERYEELAAHPDWSFFGAEFSKHELLNQRDRVFKRHPGTTFVAAHIAENAEDLQRVSAMLDANPNVLVDISARASELGRQPYSARKFFLRFADRILFGADLVPEVEMYRLYYRFLETEDEYFEYPTHASRQGRWNIYGMDLPDDVLRKVYRDNALRLLPNLK, from the coding sequence ATGTCGGAACAGAAAGCACAAGACAAGTTTATCGCCATGGTATCGGCAAGGGCCAACGTCACGCTTCCACTCAGCGACTTTCACCCACGTTGTATGCTGACCACTCCACGCCACGAATTGTTACGACCACGCTTCCCGGCCATTGACTATCACAATCACCTGGATGCGCAGGATCCAAGGCGCGTGCTGGATATCATGGATGAGTGCGGAATCGAGCACATCGTCAACATCACGATGAAGGTGGGAGAAGAGGCTATCCGCATGATCGATCGTTACCGGTCGGCGGATGCTACACGCTTCTCGACGATCGGCTGGATGGATTGGTCAGGCGTCGAGCGCGACGATTTTGTTAGCGTAAGCATCAACAGACTTGAGCGTTTGGTGGAACATGGAGCCACCGGATTCAAGTTCTGGAAGGATCTCGGCTTGTCCGTGCGTGATGCAAGCGGACAGCTCCTACACGTTGATGACGAACGTCTTGCTCCGATCTTTGACAAAGCCGGCCAGCTTGGCATACCGGTGATGGTGCATATTGGAGACCCGGAGGCTTTCTTCCTTCCAATTGATGCGAACAACGAGCGCTATGAAGAGTTGGCCGCTCATCCAGACTGGAGCTTCTTTGGCGCCGAGTTCAGCAAACATGAGTTGCTCAACCAGCGGGACCGCGTCTTCAAGAGACATCCAGGAACAACTTTCGTCGCCGCTCACATTGCCGAGAATGCAGAAGATCTTCAGCGCGTATCCGCGATGCTCGATGCGAATCCAAACGTGTTGGTGGATATTAGTGCGAGGGCCTCTGAACTAGGACGGCAACCCTACTCGGCACGGAAGTTTTTTCTACGTTTTGCAGACCGAATTTTATTCGGCGCCGACCTCGTTCCAGAGGTCGAGATGTATCGTCTCTACTATCGTTTCCTGGAGACGGAGGACGAATATTTCGAATACCCCACCCACGCATCTCGCCAGGGACGTTGGAACATCTATGGGATGGACCTGCCGGACGATGTTCTACGGAAGGTCTATCGAGATAATGCATTGCGTTTGTTACCAAATTTGAAGTGA